A stretch of the Lactuca sativa cultivar Salinas chromosome 9, Lsat_Salinas_v11, whole genome shotgun sequence genome encodes the following:
- the LOC111921286 gene encoding acetyl-CoA carboxylase 1, with protein MSEAQRLTVNGSFNNGNGYKNLAISLRSPATRSAIDEFCNALNGKNPIHSILIANNGMAAVKFIRSVRTWSYETFGSEKAILLVAMATPEDMRINAEHIRIADQFVEVPGGTNNNNYANVQLIVETAEITHVDAVWPGWGHASEIPELPDALEAKGIIFLGPPASSMAALGDKIGSSLIAQAADVPTLPWSGSHVKIPGDSCLVTIPDDVYRKACVYTTEEAIASCQVVGYPAMIKASWGGGGKGIRKVHNDEEVKALFKQVQGEVPGSPIFIMKVASQSRHLEVQLLCDQHGNVAALHSRDCSVQRRHQKIIEEGPITIAPNETIKKLEQAARRLAKSVNYVGAATVEYLYSMETGDYYFLELNPRLQVEHPVTEWIAEINLPAAQVAVGMGIPLWQIPEIRRFYGKDNSGGYDAWRQTYVHATPFDFDKAESTKPKGHCVAVRVTSEDPDDGFKPTSGKVQELSFKSKPNVWAYFSVKSGGGIHEFSDSQFGHVFAFGESRTLAIANMVLGLKEIQIRGEIRTNVDYTIDLLHAPDYRENKIHTGWLDSRIAMRVRAERPPWYLSVVGGALYKAAARSAAMVSDYVGYLEKGQIPPKHISLVNSQVSLNIEGSRYTIDMVKRGPGGYRLRMNQSEIEAEIHTLRDGGLLMQLDGNSHIIYAEEEAAGTRLLIDGRTCLLQNDHDPSKLMAETPCKLLRYLVSDGSHVDADSPYAEVEVMKMCMPLLSPASGVIQFKMSEGQAMQAGELIANLDLDDPSAVRKAEPFHGSFPVLGPPTAISDKVHQKCAATLSAARMILAGYDHNIDEVMKNLLHCLDSPELPFLQWQECFAVLANRLHKDLKNKLESKLKEYEGISTQQTIDFPAKVLRGILETHLGSCSEKEIGGQERLIEPLMSLVKSYEGGRESHARGIVHALFEEYLLVEELFNDNIQADVIERLRLQYKKDRLRVVDIVLSHQGVKSKNKLILRLMENLVYPNPAAYRDKLIRFSTLNHTNYSELALKASQLLEQTKLSELRSSIARSLSELEMFTEEGENMDTPKRKSAINERMEDIVSAPLAVEDALVGLFDHSDHTLQRRVVETYVRRLYQPYLAKGSVRMQWHKSGLIASWQFMEGHIEEVNVSDYEMTEKPLVEKKWGAMVIIKSLLVLPDVIKAALKETTNKSQGTSQNGFTDPNNHGNMMHIALAGISNQMSSLQDSGDEDQAQERVNKLAKILKDKEVSSSLKNAGYGVISCIIQRDEGRGPMRHSFHWSEENLYYIEEPLLRHLEPPLSIYLELDKLKGYEKIKYTPSRDRQWHMYTVEAKPLPIQRMFLRTLVRQPTKEWFSGYQGSDIAGPQSQWTLSYTSRSILRSLVTAMEELELHVHNATVKSDHAHMYLYILKEQQIDDLVPYSRRVDVDPGTEEGAVESLLVKLAREIHTLVGVKMHRLGVFEWEVKLCMASSGQANGAWRVVVTNVTGHTCIVHVYREFEDDKHKVVYHATSTSGPLHGVPLNTPFQPLKLLDQKRLLARKSNTTYCYDFALAFEAALEEIWSLRLSTDTRPKGKLVNVTELAFSDPKGSWGTPLVSIEREPGQNNVGMVAWIMELCTPEFPKGRSILVVANDVTFKNGSFGPIEDAFFEAVTDLACAKKLPLIYLAANSGARIGAAEEVRSCFKIGWSDESNPDSGFQYLYLTPEDYTRIKSSVIAHELNLTNGETRWVIDTIVGKEDGLGVENLSGSGAIAGAYSRAYKETFTLTYVTGRTVGIGAYLARLGMRCIQRLDQPIILTGFSALNKLLGREVYSSQMQLGGPKIMATNGVVHLTVSDDLKGVSAILNWLSFVPAYVGGPLPVLAPTDPPERPVEYLPENSCDPRAAICGTVDGNGNWAGGIFDKNSFVETLEGWAQTVVTGRAKLGGIPVGIVAVETQTVMQIIPADPGQLDSHERVVPQAGQVWFPDSASKTAQALMDFNREELPLFIMANWRGFSAGQRDLFEGILQAGSTIVENLRTYKQPVFVYIPKTGELRGGAWVVVDSRINSDYIEMYAETTAKGNVLEPEGMIEIKFRNRELLECMGRVDPRIRELKLKLQESKYDNSIVEQIKAREKQLLPIYTQIATKFAELHDTSFRMAAKGVVKNVVDWNVSRFFFYKRLRRRLAEVALITTAREAAGDTLSYKSGHEMIKKWFLEMKSDEFWGDDDVFFTWKDNPENYDEKLAELRREKVSNQLLKISSSQLDLEALPLGIAKLLKEVDPATKSKLIEELRRVIE; from the exons ATGTCAGAAGCTCAAAGATTAACAGTAAACGGAAGTTTCAATAACGGAAATGGCTACAAAAACTTGGCGATTTCACTAAGATCACCTGCAACAAGATCCGCCATTGATGAATTCTGTAATGCACTCAATGGAAAGAACCCAATTCACAGTATTTTAATTGCAAACAATGGAATGGCAGCTGTGAAGTTCATAAGAAGTGTAAGAACATGGAGTTATGAAACATTTGGTTCAGAAAAAGCAATTCTATTAGTCGCCATGGCTACACCAGAAGACATGAGAATAAATGCAGAACACATTAGAATTGCAGATCAATTTGTTGAAGTCCCTGGTGGcacaaataacaataattatGCCAATGTGCAACTCATTGTAGAG ACAGCTGAAATAACACATGTTGATGCTGTTTGGCCTGGGTGGGGCCATGCATCTGAAATCCCTGAACTTCCGGATGCTTTAGAGGCAAAGGGAATCATATTTCTGGGCCCACCTGCTTCATCAATGGCGGCTTTAGGTGATAAAATCGGTTCTTCTTTAATTGCACAGGCGGCTGATGTGCCTACACTTCCTTGGAGTGGTTCTCAT gTGAAAATTCCTGGTGATAGCTGTTTAGTGACAATTCCAGATGATGTATATAGAAAAGCTTGTGTATATACAACAGAAGAAGCAATTGCTAGTTGCCAAGTTGTTGGATATCCTGCAATGATCAAGGCATCATGGGGTGGAGGTGGTAAAGGCATAAGAAAG GTGCATAATGATGAAGAAGTGAAGGCACTTTTCAAACAAGTTCAGGGTGAAGTCCCTGGTTCTCCTATATTTATAATGAAAGTTGCTTCTCAG agtcGACATCTGGAAGTTCAACTACTTTGTGATCAACATGGAAATGTAGCAGCTTTACATAGTCGTGATTGCAGTGTTCAAAGGCGACATCAAAAG attATTGAAGAGGGACCAATAACTATAGCTCCAAATGAGACAATAAAGAAGCTGGAGCAAGCTGCAAGAAGATTAGCTAAATCAGTGAATTATGTTGGAGCTGCAACTGTAGAGTATTTGTATAGTATGGAAACTGGAGACTATTACTTTTTGGAACTCAATCCACGTTTACAG GTTGAGCATCCTGTTACTGAGTGGATAGCAGAAATTAATCTACCTGCAGCACAAGTTGCAGTTGGAATGGGAATTCCTCTTTGGCAAATTCCag AAATAAGGCGATTTTATGGGAAGGATAATAGTGGAGGGTATGATGCATGGAGGCAAACATATGTTCATGCAACTCCCTTTGACTTTGACAAAGCAGAGTCAACTAAACCAAAGGGTCATTGTGTTGCTGTTCGTGTAACAAGTGAAGATCCAGATGATGGATTCAAGCCCACTAGTGGGAAAGTTCag GAGCTAAGTTTTAAAAGCAAGCCAAATGTTTGGGCATACTTTTCTGTTAAATCGGGTGGTGGCATTCATGAATTCTCAGATTCTCAATTTG GTCATGTTTTTGCATTTGGAGAGTCTAGAACATTGGCTATTGCAAATATGGTTCTTGGGTTAAAAGAAATTCAAATTCGTGGTGAAATCCGAACTAATGTTGATTATACAATTGATCTATTACAT GCTCCAGATTATAGAGAAAACAAAATACATACAGGTTGGTTAGATAGCCGAATTGCCATGAGAGTTAGAGCAGAAAGACCTCCTTGGTATCTTTCAGTAGTTGGAGGAGCTCTTTAT AAAGCTGCTGCTAGAAGTGCAGCCATGGTGTCAGACTATGTTGGTTATCTTGAAAAGGGGCAAATCCCTCCAAAG CATATATCATTGGTCAACTCCCAAGTTTCTTTGAATATTGAGGGTAGTAGATACACT ATTGATATGGTAAAAAGAGGACCAGGTGGTTATAGATTAAGAATGAATCAATCTGAGATTGAAGCAGAGATACATACTCTACGTGATGGTGGTTTATTAATGCAG TTGGATGGAAATAGTCATATTATATATGCAGAAGAAGAAGCAGCAGGAACTCGTCTTTTGATAGATGGAAGAACTTGTTTGCTTCAG AATGATCATGATCCTTCCAAACTAATGGCGGAAACACCATGCAAGCTTTTAAGATACTTAGTCTCAGATGGAAGCCACGTGGATGCTGACTCACCATATGCTGAGGTGGAAGTTATGAAGATGTGTATGCCACTTCTCTCTCCAGCTTCTGGTGTTATTCAATTCAAGATGTCTGAAGGTCAAGCCATGCAG GCTGGTGAGCTTATAGCAAATCTTGATCTTGATGATCCATCAGCTGTAAGAAAAGCAGAGCCTTTTCATGGAAGCTTTCCTGTTCTTGGACCTCCAACTGCAATTTCAGATAAAGTTCATCAAAAGTGTGCAGCTACTTTAAGTGCTGCTAGAATGATTCTTGCAGGATATGATCACAACATTGATGAA GTTATGAAGAATCTGCTCCATTGTTTAGATAGTCCTGAGCTTCCTTTCCTTCAATGGCAAGAATGTTTTGCAGTTTTAGCAAATCGACTTCATAAAGATCTTAAAAACAAG TTGGAATCAAAGTTGAAGGAATATGAAGGAATTTCCACACAACAAACTATCGATTTTCCTGCTAAAGTTTTACGGGGGATTCTAGAG actcACCTTGGATCTTGCTCAGAGAAGGAAATAGGAGGTCAAGAAAGGCTGATTGAGCCATTAATGAGTCTTGTGAAGTCATATGAAGGTGGAAGAGAGAGTCATGCACGTGGGATTGTTCATGCTCTTTTTGAAGAGTATTTATTAGTTGAAgagttattcaatgacaacattcaa GCTGATGTCATCGAACGACTTCGACTTCAATACAAGAAAGATCGTTTGAGGGTTGTTGACATTGTGCTTTCCCATCAg GGTGTTAAGAGTAAAAACAAGCTGATACTAAGACTAATGGAGAATTTAGTGTACCCTAATCCAGCTGCATATAGGGATAAACTGATACGGTTTTCTACACTCAACCACACAAATTATTCCGAG TTAGCATTGAAGGCAAGTCAACTTTTGGAACAGACTAAATTAAGTGAACTTCGTTCAAGCATTGCTAGAAGTCTTTCTGAATTAGAGATGTTTACAGAAGAAGGTGAAAATATGGATACCCCTAAGAGGAAAAGTGCCATAAATGAAAGAATGGAGGATATTGTCAGTGCTCCACTTGCAGTTGAAGATGCCCTTGTTGGTCTTTTTGACCATAGTGATCACACCCTTCAAAGACGCGTTGTTGAGACCTATGTTCGAAGATTATATCAG CCGTATCTTGCCAAGGGGAGTGTTAGAATGCAGTGGCACAAATCCGGTCTTATTGCTTCGTGGCAATTCATGGAAGGGCATATCGAGGAGGTCAATGTGTCTGACTATGAAATGACCGAAAAGCCCTTGGTGGAGAAGAAATGGGGAGCTATGGTTATCATCAAATCCCTTCTTGTTTTACCCGATGTGATAAAAGCAGCTCttaaagaaacaacaaacaaatCTCAAGGAACAAGTCAAAACGGTTTCACTGATCCTAATAACCATGGGAACATGATGCACATTGCATTGGCTGGAATTAGCAACCAGATGAGTTCACTTCAAGACAG TGGTGATGAGGATCAGGCTCAAGAGCGAGTCAACAAGTTAGCAAAAATTCTCAAAGATAAAGAAGTTAGCTCGAGTCTAAAAAACGCAGGGTATGGAGTTATCAGTTGTATTATTCAAAGGGATGAAGGAAGAGGCCCAATGAGACACTCTTTTCATTGGTCAGAAGAGAATCTTTATTATATTGAAGAGCCATTATTGCGACACTTGGAGCCTCCTTTATCAATTTATCTTGAATTG gACAAACTTAAGGGGTATGAGAAGATAAAGTACACACCATCGCGTGATCGACAATGGCACATGTATACAGTTGAAGCAAAACCACTTCCAATTCAAAGAATGTTTCTTAGGACACTTGTAAGACAACCAACAAAGGAATGGTTTTCAGGATACCAAGGTTCTGACATTGCGGGCCCACAATCTCAGTGGACTTTGTCTTACACTTCAAGAAGCATCTTGAGATCTTTAGTCACAGCCATGGAAGAGTTGGAACTTCATGTTCATAATGCTACAGTCAAATCTGACCATGCTCACATGTATCTCTATATACTAAAAGAACAACAAATTGACGATCTTGTCCCTTACAGCAGGAGAGTTGATGTGGACCCCGGGACAGAAGAAGGGGCAGTTGAGTCACTTTTGGTGAAATTAGCACGTGAAATACACACACTTGTAGGTGTAAAGATGCATCGATTAGGTGTTTTTGAATGGGAGGTCAAACTTTGCATGGCGTCTTCTGGTCAAGCTAATGGTGCATGGAGGGTTGTGGTCACGAATGTCACTGGTCATACGTGTATTGTacat GTTTATCGGGAATTTGAGGATGATAAACACAAGGTGGTGTATCATGCAACCTCTACATCTGGCCCTTTACATGGTGTCCCTCTCAACACACCTTTTCAGCCTTTGAAATTACTCGATCAGAAACGTCTTTTAGCCAGGAAAAGCAACACTACATACTGCTACGACTTTGCACTG GCATTTGAAGCAGCTCTTGAAGAAATTTGGTCATTGAGACTTTCTACTGACACCAGGCCCAAGGGCAAACTCGTAAATGTGACAGAGCTCGCGTTTTCTGACCCGAAAGGCTCGTGGGGCACACCTCTTGTTTCCATAGAACGTGAGCCAGGCCAAAACAATGTAGGCATGGTGGCATGGATCATGGAGCTTTGTACACCCGAATTCCCTAAAGGAAGGTCAATTTTGGTAGTTGCAAATGATGTCACATTCAAAAACGGATCTTTTGGGCCTATAGAGGACGCGTTTTTCGAAGCTGTAACCGATCTCGCGTGCGCCAAAAAACTACCCCTCATCTATCTAGCAGCCAACTCCGGGGCTCGCATCGGAGCAGCTGAAGAGGTCAGATCTTGTTTCAAAATCGGTTGGTCAGACGAGTCAAACCCTGATTCAGGGTTCCAATATCTTTACCTAACACCCGAAGATTACACCCGTATCAAATCATCTGTAATTGCTCATGAACTTAATCTCACCAATGGTGAAACTCGATGGGTGATCGATACAATTGTAGGAAAAGAAGACGGATTAGGGGTAGAGAATTTGAGCGGAAGTGGAGCGATTGCAGGCGCGTATTCAAGGGCATATAAGGAAACTTTTACATTAACATATGTAACGGGTCGAACCGTGGGTATTGGAGCGTATTTGGCCCGCCTCGGGATGCGGTGCATACAACGCCTGGATCAACCAATTATTTTAACGGGATTTTCTGCTTTAAACAAACTTTTGGGGCGTGAAGTTTACAGCTCACAAATGCAATTAGGAGGTCCAAAAATCATGGCAACAAATGGAGTTGTTCACTTAACCGTTTCAGACGATTTAAAAGGAGTGTCAGCAATCTTAAATTGGTTAAGCTTTGTTCCCGCTTACGTCGGGGGCCCGCTTCCCGTTTTAGCCCCGACCGACCCGCCCGAACGGCCCGTGGAGTATCTGCCCGAAAACTCGTGCGACCCTCGGGCAGCTATCTGCGGGACGGTGGACGGGAACGGGAACTGGGCCGGGggtatttttgacaaaaatagtTTTGTGGAGACTTTGGAAGGGTGGGCCCAGACGGTTGTAACCGGGCGGGCGAAACTCGGTGGGATCCCGGTCGGGATTGTGGCGGTTGAGACACAGACGGTTATGCAAATTATACCCGCGGATCCCGGGCAGCTTGATTCGCATGAACGGGTAGTCCCGCAAGCCGGGCAGGTGTGGTTCCCGGATTCCGCGAGTAAAACCGCGCAAGCGTTGATGGATTTTAACCGCGAAGAGCTTCCGCTTTTTATCATGGCGAATTGGCGGGGATTTTCCGCGGGTCAACGGGATCTTTTTGAAGGGATTTTGCAAGCGGGGTCCACGATTGTTGAGAATTTAAGAACTTATAAACAACCGGTTTTTGTTTACATACCGAAAACCGGTGAGCTTCGTGGTGGTGCTTGGGTGGTTGTTGACAGTCGGATCAATTCGGACTATATAGAAATGTATGCGGAAACAACCGCAAAAGGGAATGTTCTAGAACCCGAAGGTATGATTGAAATCAAATTTAGAAACCGTGAGTTGTTGGAATGTATGGGCCGGGTCGACCCGCGGATCCGAGAGCTTAAATTAAAGTTACAAGAATCGAAATATGATAATTCGATTGTTGAGCAGATAAAAGCGCGTGAAAAACAACTTTTGCCGATTTACACGCAAATCGCGACAAAATTCGCGGAGCTTCATGATACTTCGTTTCGTATGGCTGCGAAAGGTGTTGTGAAGAATGTTGTTGATTGGAATGTTTCGAGGTTTTTCTTCTATAAAAGACTCCGGCGGCGGCTCGCGGAGGTTGCTCTGATCACCACCGCGAGGGAGGCGGCCGGAGACACGCTTTCGTATAAATCCGGTCATGAGATGATTAAGAAGTGGTTTTTGGAGATGAAATCGGATGAGTTTTGGGGTGATGATGATGTTTTTTTCACATGGAAAGATAATCCCGAGAATTATGATGAGAAATTAGCCGAGTTAAGAAGAGAAAAGGTCTCGAATCAGTTGTTGAAAATTAGTAGTTCACAGTTGGATCTTGAAGCTTTGCCACTAGGAATTGCTAAACTTTTGAAAGAG GTGGATCCGGCGACTAAAAGTAAGTTAATTGAAGAACTCCGGCGAGTAATCGAGTAG